A genomic stretch from Theobroma cacao cultivar B97-61/B2 chromosome 4, Criollo_cocoa_genome_V2, whole genome shotgun sequence includes:
- the LOC18603746 gene encoding methyltransferase-like protein 13, translating to MKNIANPYETPRCSSDSLIISTTLKSSELTFCNSKPKSDYNAINKSRLSLNRLAERMTLGTPPTQAYGEPWYWDNRYAHESAPFDWYQKYPALAPLVHLYVPHRHQRILVVGCGNSVFSEDMVNDGYEDVVNVDISSVVIEAMQTKYSNRQQLKYIKMDVRDMSPFQAGSFDAVIDKGTLDSILCGNNSRQNATQMLEEVWRVLKDKGVYILITYGAPAYRLGLLKESSIWSIKLHVIVKFGPEGSSEQPIRELTNPVPLEEGGSSVEDVLGKNPDVHYIYVCTKEAKAKE from the exons ATGAAAAACATAGCCAATCCCTACGAAACTCCACGGTGTTCCAGCGACAGCCTGATCATTTCAACAACTCTGAAAAGCTCTGAACTAACATTTTGCAACTCCAAACCCAAATCCGATTACAACGCCATCAACAAATCACGGCTCAGCTTAAACAGACTTGCAGAAAGGATGACCCTGGGGACACCACCAACTCAAGCGTACGGTGAGCCATGGTACTGGGACAACCGCTACGCCCACGAATCAGCTCCCTTTGATTGGTACCAAAAATACCCTGCCTTAGCTCCCCTTGTCCACCTTTATGTCCCCCACCGCCACCAACGCATTCTCGTTGTCGGCTGCGGCAACTCAG TGTTCAGTGAAGACATGGTGAACGATGGATACGAGGATGTTGTCAATGTTGATATATCCTCTGTGGTCATCGAAGCTATGCAAACTAAGTACTCCAACCGTCAACAGCTAAAAT ATATTAAAATGGATGTACGAGATATGAGTCCATTTCAAGCTGGTTCCTTTGATGCAGTTATTGATAAAG GGACTCTTGATTCTATCTTG TGTGGAAATAATTCGCGTCAGAATGCTACTCAAATGCTTGAGGAAGTCTGGAG GGTCCTCAAGGATAAAGGAGTCTATATTCTG ATAACATATGGAGCACCAGCATATCGTCTTGGCTTGCTGAAAGAGTCAAGCATTTGGAGCATAAAACTGCATGTGATAG TGAAATTTGGACCAGAAGGAAGTTCTGAACAGCCAATAAGGGAATTGACAAACCCTGTACCATTGGAGGAGGGTGGAAGCTCAGTAGAAGATGTACTTGGAAAGAACCCTGACGTCCATTATATTTATGTTTGTACCAAG gAAGCCAAGGCCAAGGAATGA